atgtagacACTCAGCGTATAGGTTCGAGCCGttctcaaggcccttgtggatttgttgattaGACTTGAAGAGGTTGTGTGGAGCAGGCAACCAAGAGGCCAGAGTGCAGGAGGCCGTGAGGACGCAGGGAACACTCCGTGGAGGGTGAGGTCGGAGCCGTGTATCCTTCTCTTAGTGGCGGTAAACCAAGAACACAACAAAATAAGGAAAGGTTGAGCTGGCGCAACAATACCCTTGCGGACGCCCCCGCTGGCCGGCCGTAACCACGGGACTCTCCGCCAGGTCCAGAAGAATGCCCTCGCCCTCGCCCTGATGGGGTGTTTACACGCCCTGGGGAGCGTGGAGGGCTGAACCCCAGCTAACCTACACCACAAGCCTTTCTTTGTTAGTGTGTTCACCTTGAAACATTCTGGGAAGTCTTGAACTGTTCTAGTTTGGGGATACGAGAGGTGTTAAACTTACTCTTTTCTCCAGCATAGGTGCTCATCCCCGTGTTGTCAAGGTATTAGTTTAGTGATTATGCTCCCCGTGCACATTACCTCAGCTGGAGTGAAAAAGATTACACAGCCATATAATGGGCTCGCGAACAGAACCAcaaaaattcatttagctaagcaagttacatagTTTAATGTATATTATAGATCAACAGTCTTCTACAGCATAATGGATTCAGGAGTGTGACTACAATGTCTAAACTTACCAGTTTACATTTGTGGTGAGCTAGTTACAGATCGTTTTGATTTGCTTCCTCTGAAGGGCGTGTCCTTAGCCTCACACCAGCACAGCTTCCCTATGGTGCTAGGACAGCTTACTCGCCACGCTCACACATCATAACACATGTTTATATCACAACACACGTTTGCATCACAATACATATTTACATCACAACATATATTCCTTATATTTAGGCTACCATAGATCACCATACTTCAAGATGATACAGAAGCTGAATACGTTGACAAAAATCCTGAGACACAGGAGCCTCGACTACAAGTTAGCAGGTGTTTACAAGTAACTCTGCTGCTTGTGTTTGGTCGCCGGAGGAGAGGTAAGAGCAAGCGGGAGTTGCAGTTAAGTCTCATGTAAGGTAGTTAAGCAACAGTTTGATGGATGAAACACAGAAGAATGAGGTCATTAGGTGGTCGTTTAGAGTGGAAGTTAGTATCGTTAAATGTCTCAAAGAATGTAAAATAGAAGCCATAAAGTACTGTTGATAGTTTTCACAGTTGCTAAATTCTGTTCTGGAGGTTGTAGACTACCGTTATAACAACAGTACGGCCAGTTGTCACCAGTAGCACTTGTGGTTGTAGTTAGCGGTCATTTCCAACATGTGTACAAATAAAATCTGATTTACGATTTTGTCATATCAAAGAAAAATAGCGTAATTGATTACAAGTCAAAATGAGTTTTTGCTGATCTGATGTAGACTCCGACCGGGATACTGTACATGTGGGCTgtctcctccctccttcctggACGACAGGTCTCAGAGTGACGCCACAGCCCTTCTCACACCGGTAACAAATTGTAGCAGATGATACAGAGTTTACTCTTTAAAAGCACAATGgagatttaataaatattttctaTTGTAGAAAAGAGTTTTATTTGGGCGTTATTTTAGTGATTTAGTTTCTTGTAAGCCAACACAACACCCATAATCCGCCACCCAGTGACCCTGGCGACAATGTCACCAGTGTTGTAAGTTGGTACCTTGTCCAGACTGGCTTTTGTAAGTGCTGGCTTTCCCTGCCCGCTCACAACTTGTAAATAAATCTTAGTGGCATTCATTTGTCTCTCTGTCACCAAGAATGTGGTTTCTCTTCCCCGTATGTCCCTCTGGTCAAGGTACGTGCTGGCGAAGTCTCCCGGTGGGGTGGTGTGGCTACTCGCCTCCTGATAATTGTTTATTTGTGCCACCAGGATCGTACTGTAGCTCTAGGAACAAGAATTTCCAGCCACTATTTGTCTAATTCAGTGACTTTGGACCCATATGTCTACTATGCTGTATTCTTTTGAAATTGTGCATGGAGCTGGGTTCCGCTATTTCCTCGTCTGGCTACGCTATAGGTGATGTATCTGTAGTTCCCACCCCCTTCCTCGTCTGGCTACGCTATAGGTGATGTATCTGTAGTTCCCACCCCCTTCCTCGTCTGGCTACGCTATAGGTGATGTATCTGTAGTTCCCACCCCCTTCCTCGTCTGGCTACGCTATAGGTGATGTATCTGTAGTTCCCACCCCCATGCTCTCCTGTTGTGTTGTAACTCATCTGGGAACATCTCCGCCCTCTCCATTCCACCTATTTTTTATTATTGCCGGTTAGGCggcttgtttattgtgcaccccatactcattctgcaaAAAAGATTACAGAGGACACTAATGGTCTTTATTAGACctaaacggagattattacattaacaatttcatctataattcacaccttataattataatgtcagctagATACAGAGAATATTCCATTTCCATAGCTATGTATTTACAGTTAATCATTATATATCAGTGGTAGATCttgtcgctaatacataattgtttgagctatGGAGATATTACAGGGTCATAAGGgagctgctgtttgttattaTTAGAAATGCCAATACCAATACTACTAAGACTAAGTAGTGATCCTACAACATTTTGGAACGAATCTCGAAGCAAACCTCAGTATCTTTACAAGTTTCCTTATGGTATCTGCAACGGGACTGCACACTGTATAATTAGTCTGACGTAGGTGGTCTTCAAGTGAGCTGAATTATTTACAATTCAGAAGCTGAACTAAAATGAGTtgaattgaagttcctgaagggtgTGAGAAAATCACTAGAACAGGATGGAGATCACGCCAACGTCTGGGCGCGCGTCTGGGATGACCCGTGATACTGGTTCGATTCCTCCGTCCTGCTCtagtgattttctcattgatatatcgcgtgaacacatccacaagggcgtGACGAGGATGCATCAGGTCATtggatgatttctgtgtgtagtgtgtgatATATCGCGTTACTGTGATGTCCGTGTGTGTTGCTGAAGGCTTTTTCTGGCGTTCATCAGTTTACAGTTGACTGCTGCCGTTGTTTGGGTCTGTATGGTGGCAGGTTGTTTGGTCTCTATGGTGGCAGGTTGTCTGGTCTGTATGATGGCAGGTTGTCTGGTCTCTATGGTGGCAGGTTGTCTGGTCTGTATGATGACAGGTTGTCTGGTCTCTATGGTGGCAGGTTGTCTGGTCTGTATGGTGGCAGGTTGTCTGGTCTGTATGGTGGCAGGTTGTCTGGTCTGTATGGTGGCAGGTTGTCTGGTCTGTATGGTGGCAGGTTGTCTGGTCTGTATGGTGGCAGGTTGTCTGGTCTGTATGGTGGCAGGTTGTCTGGTCTGTATGGTGGCAGGTTGTCTGGTCTGTATGGTGGCAGGTTGTCTGGTCTAGAAGGTTGTGTTGCATCTTATACTGGTATCTGTCTTGGTACATCCTCAACTGTGGTCATTATACTCTCTGCTGTTAGGTCATTACACCACACTACAAGGTGACCAGCACACTCCATAACTGGTGGCTCAGTGGCAGCACGCTCGCCCAGCACCTCGCCAGTGATCGTGGGTTCGTGTCCTAGCCAGGGACGATTGATTAGGCGCCAATCCCTAACTGTTCCGCACTGTTCCCCACCAGTAATTGGATACCTGGATATTAACCGATTGGCGGATTGTGTTCCAGGGGAAACTTTCACGGGTAAGGTTTACCATGAGCTATGAGAGGGACAAAGCTCTcaacctgctaacaggagtcagccgtcgtccgctcctgtacccacctgctaacaggagtcagccgtcgtctgctcctgtacccacctgctaacaggagtcagccgtcgtctgctcctgtacccacctgctaacaggagtcagccgtcgtccgctcctgtacccacctgctaacaggagtcagccgtcgtctgctcctgtacccacctgctaacaggagtcagccgtcgtctgctcctgtacccacctgctaACAGGAGGTAGCCGTCGtccgctcctgtacccacctgctaacaggagtcagccgtcgtctgctcctgtacccacctgctaacaggagtcagccgtcgtctgctcctgtacccacctgctaacaggagtcagccgtcgtccgctcctgtacccacctgctaacaggagtcagtcgtcgtctgctcctgtacccacctgctaacaggagtcagccgtcgtctgctcctgtacccacctgctaacaggagtcagccgtCGTCCGCTTCTGTACccacctgctaacaggagtcagccgtcgtctgctcctgtacccacctgctaATAGGAGTCAgccgtcgtctgctcctgtacccacctgctaacaggagtcagccgtCGTCCGCTTCTGTACccacctgctaacaggagtcagccgtcgtctgctcctgtacccacctgctaacaggagtcagccgtcgtctgctcctgtacccacctgtgtaaaagcCAAAACTCTTCAGTTATTGCTACATAACATGGTGACGATCTTGCCATTACACCAGCCTACCACCCGCCCTGGAATTACACGCCCAGTATCACTCCTGATTGCCCGCCTCTGCTGAGTTATATGGACTGGTGATTTGCCAGTCTCACTGCTAGTGCCCGAAACGTCCAGTCCCTTTTAGAGTCGAGGTTCACCGCTTACAATCGTCCTCTTAATTTCCTCTCTACAAACAAAGTGCCGTTGGAAGCACATGTTGAAATGAATCATGATATGCCTTTGCATAGAGCAATGagagtaaattacatcagcggatGATTGGCCCTATAATTATGGGTCGTTGTGAGAGCCTCGTTCCTATGCCTTCTCCCTCCtcactcacacctgcctcactcacacctgcctcactcaaacctgcctcactcacacctgcctcactcaaACCTGCCTCACTCACACCTGCCTaactcacacctgcctcactcacaCCTGCCTaactcacacctgcctcactcaaACCTGCCTCTCTCACACCAAAATCCGTAATAACTTCCCTGAACATCGTCCTGAATTTTGCATAGGGATATTCTTACATAGTTACTAAGAACCTGTGTGACAGAACAAGaatagcgacggcctcgcttcttgcagtgtgtgtgtgtgtgtgtgtgttccacgggggggagggggggactgttcCATCACATCCCTCACCTCTTCCAGCTCTTTctcccgtcctcatatcccatgtccccgtcctcatatcccatgtcctcgtcctcatatcccatgtccccgtcctcatatcccatgtcCTCGTTCTCATATCCCATGtccccgtcctcatatcccatgtcccgtcctcatatcccatgtccccgtcctcatatcccatgtccccgtcctcatatccctgccatGTGCTATATAGACATACTGGCTTGGCTCTTTCTCCTGCTAATGGCCTATTTTTGCTAAACCTATTCCCCAGGTGCACATGACGTCATGGATGGTCAGTTGAAAGTGCGTGTGTGCAGAAATAATTATTTGCACCAACTAATTTTCAGCAGTTTTGAACTTTTTGCCGCATTGGCTGTCTTCAGATTAGTTTAAAAGAGTGTTTCAGTTTTGTCGTTGGGATTACAGAGCAACATGTTGTATACTGCATGACCGAGTTGCGTGATgggctgtatgttgatgaggacggctgcATGATGAGctatatgttgatgaggacggctgtATGATgggctgtatgttgatgaggacggctgtATGATgggctgtatgttgatgaggacggctgcatgatgggctgtatgttgatgaggacggctgtATGATGGGCTGTATATTGATGAGGACGGCTGCATGATGagctgtatgttgatgaggacggctgcatgatgggctgtatgttgatgaggacggctgtATGATgggctgtatgttgatgaggacggctgtATGATgggctgtatgttgatgaggacggctgcATGATGagctgtatgttgatgaggacggctgcatgatggggctgtatgttgatgaggacggctgtATGATgggctgtatgttgatgaggacggctgtATGATgggctgtatgttgatgaggacggctgcATGATGagctgtatgttgatgaggacgggctgcatgatgagctgtatgttgatgaggacggctgtATGATgggctgtatgttgatgaggacggctgcATGATGAGCTGTATGTTAATGAGGACGGCTGCATGATGGGCTGTATATTGATGAGGACggctgtatgttgatgaggacggctgtatgttgatgaggacggctgcATGATGagctgtatgttgatgaggacggctgcATGATGGGCTGTATATTGATGAGGACGGCTGCATGATgggctgtatgttgatgaggGCGGCTGCATGATGGGCTGTATATTGATGAGGACGGCTACATGATGGGCTGTATATTGATGAGGACGGCTACGTGATGGGCTGTATATTGATGAGGACGGCTGCATGATGGGCTGTATATTGATGACGACGGCTGCATGATGAGCTGTATATTGATGACGACGGCTGCATGATGAGCTGTATATTGATGAGGACGGCTGCATGATGGGCTGtatattgatgaggacgggctgtatattGATGAGGACGGCTGCATGATGGGCTGtatattgatgaggacgggctgtatattGATGAGGACGGCTGCATGATGGGCTGtatattgatgaggacgggctgtatattGATGAGGACGGCTGCATGATGGGCTGtatattgatgaggacgggctgtatattGATGAGGACGGCTGCATGATGGGCTGtatattgatgaggacgggctgtatattGATGAGGACGGCTGCATGATGGGCTGtatattgatgaggacgggctgtatattgatgaggacgggctgcatgatGGGCTGTATATTGATGAGGACGGCTGCATGATGGGCTGTATATTGATGATAATATTGTGGGAAGTCATTATAAATATTGGGTATTTTGGCGGTAAGCCTCTAATTAGGCATCTTTCATGTTTTGGGTAAATACTTTTTCACATTATTGTGGCAATAAATATTCTTGATCATTTCCATAAGTTTAGAACTTGTAGTTGTATAGTAACTGTTCTGAAGTGTGAACCTTCAACTAAGTTCCTCGTCCCAAAACAGCCTACCAGTCATACAAGACACAAAGGGCATCAACCAATCATAGAATTATCAAGACACAGTTGCCATTAACCAAAAGAAAACGCTTTTTTCTGTTAAGTTGTGACAGGTTTGTGGCCTTGTAACTGCACCTCGGCTCTCTGTGTCCCGCCAGGTTGGTGTTTTTTCATCGACAATCCTTAGCATTTCATAATGTTGTTCCCGTCAATACTTGACTGGAGTGTTTGACCTGCCCAAGACGC
The window above is part of the Procambarus clarkii isolate CNS0578487 chromosome 67, FALCON_Pclarkii_2.0, whole genome shotgun sequence genome. Proteins encoded here:
- the LOC123767492 gene encoding uncharacterized protein, giving the protein MQPSSSIYSPSCSPSSSIYSPSSSIYSPSCSRPHQYTARPHQYTAHHAAVLINIQPVLINIQPIMQPSSSIYSPSSSIYSPSCSRPHQYTARPHQYTAHHAAVLINIQPVLINIQPIMQPSSSIYSSSCSRRHQYTAHHAAVVINIQPIMQPSSSIYSPSRSRPHQYTAHHVAVLINIQPIMQPPSSTYSPSCSRPHQYTAHHAAVLINIQLIMQPSSSTYSRPHQHTAVLINIQPIMQPSSLTYSSSCSRPHQHTAHHTAVLINIQLIMQPVLINIQLIMQPSSSTYSPSYSRPHQHTAHHTAVLINIQPHHAAVLINIQLIMQPSSSTYSPSYSRPHQHTAHHTAVLINIQPIMQPSSSTYSSSCSRPHQYTAHHTAVLINIQPIMQPSSSTYSPSYSRPHQHTAHHTAVLINI